From the genome of Spinacia oleracea cultivar Varoflay chromosome 2, BTI_SOV_V1, whole genome shotgun sequence, one region includes:
- the LOC110799644 gene encoding QWRF motif-containing protein 2 produces MIMVAAISEFGAHRNVASSRPPLLPSERENGVQQQQQQQPRRLRPREVPSRYMSISSSSSSANSSTNTSTTTTNSTSSSSTSSSISRRFPSPVVARNNRSPSTPKRSQSADRRRSGTLKPTPVANAGEISAATKLLVTSTRSLSVSFQGESFSLPISKTKAVNQGNVNSISARKATPERRRGTPLRGKVDGGGDQVDNSNSNSKPGDQQRWPARTRQLNMLSRSLECSNHESEEFLGSSVVARALKDSFLDESRRASFDGILNLDSSNGDVLNGIRGAMDENSVNDSSVPSDLTASDTDSVSSGSTSGAQDVNGGSHGRNVPRGIVVSARFWQETNMRLRRLQDPGLGLSSSPTSKFAGPPKLSQSRKFSDGPMLSPRAMSSPIRGAVRAASPSKLMNTPVSSPMRGLSPSRVRSSIGSSPWDSPSVLSFAVDVRRGKVGENRIVDAHQLRLLYNRHLQWRFVNARADAALSVQRRNAEKNLWNAWITITALRDSVRHKRTQVQLLRQKLKLSSILRGQMAYLEDWSLLDKDHYSSLQGAIEALKASTLRLPVVGGVTADVQSVKEAVGSAIDVMQSMASSTCSLLTKVEEVNSLVAELANVATKERILLERCKEVLSMLAAMQVKDCSLRTHTLQA; encoded by the exons ATGATAATGGTGGCTGCCATTTCTGAATTTGGTGCTCATAGAAACGTAGCGAGTTCACGGCCGCCATTATTGCCGtcggagagagaaaatggcgttcaacaacagcaacagcaacaaccCAGAAGACTTAGACCTAGAGAAGTTCCTTCTAGGTACATGtcaatttcttcttcttcttcttctgcaAATAGTAGCACAAATACTAGTACGACAACTACTAATTCAACTTCGAGTTCATCTACATCCTCATCAATTTCTAGAAGATTCCCTTCTCCTGTAGTAGCTAGAAACAATAGGAGTCCATCGACTCCGAAGCGGTCGCAATCAGCAGACCGAAGGCGATCTGGGACCCTTAAACCTACACCTGTTGCCAATGCTGGTGAAATTTCAGCTGCCACTAAGCTTCTTGTGACTTCGACTAGGAGTTTATCTGTCTCTTTCCAAGGGGAATCATTTTCGCTTCCAATTAGTAAGACTAAGGCTGTAAATCAGGGTAATGTTAATAGTATTAGTGCTAGGAAGGCCACACCTGAAAGGAGGAGAGGTACTCCTTTGAGAGGGAAGGTTGATGGAGGAGGAGATCAGGTTGATAACTCAAACTCGAATTCGAAGCCTGGTGATCAGCAACGATGGCCTGCTCGAACAAGGCAATTGAATATGCTTTCAAGGAGTTTAGAATGTTCTAACCATGAGAGTGAAGAGTTTCTTGGATCTAGTGTTGTGGCTAGGGCTTTGAAGGATTCATTTCTTGATGAGAGTAGGAGGGCATCATTTGATGGTATATTGAATCTTGACTCGAGCAATGGGGATGTTTTAAATGGAATTAGGGGTGCTATGGATGAGAATTCGGTGAATGATTCTTCGGTTCCGTCTGATCTTACTGCTTCTGATACTGACAGCGTTTCTTCTGGTAGTACTTCTGGAGCTCAAGATGTTAATGGTGGGTCTCATGGGCGTAATGTTCCTCGTGGTATTGTGGTCTCGGCAAGGTTCTGGCAGGAGACTAATATGCGGTTAAGGCGACTACAGGATCCTGGATTAGGGTTGTCATCAAGTCCTACATCAAAGTTTGCTGGCCCTCCGAAATTAAGCCAGTCAAGAAAGTTCAGTGATGGGCCTATGTTGTCTCCCAGGGCAATGTCATCACCTATTCGGGGAGCTGTTAGGGCAGCCTCACCTAGCAAGCTAATGAACACACCAGTGTCTTCACCAATGAGAGGACTTAGTCCATCTCGGGTGAGAAGTAGTATTGGTAGTAGTCCGTGGGATTCACCATCTGTTCTAAGCTTTGCTGTTGATGTCCGAAGAGGAAAGGTTGGAGAGAATCGTATTGTTGATGCCCACCAGTTGAGACTTCTTTATAATAGACACTTGCAATGGCGGTTTGTAAATGCTAGAGCAGATGCTGCCTTGTCAGTGCAAAGACGAAATGCCGAG AAGAATTTGTGGAATGCGTGGATAACAATAACTGCTTTACGGGACTCAGTCAGACATAAAAGAACACAAGTACAGCTGCTTAGGCAAAAACTGAAGCTGAGTTCCATCCTTCGAGGACAA ATGGCGTATTTGGAAGATTGGTCCCTTCTGGATAAAGACCACTATAGTTCTTTGCAAGGAGCTATTGAGGCATTAAAGGCTAGCACCCTCCGTCTTCCAGTAGTTGGTGGAGTAACT GCTGATGTTCAGAGTGTGAAGGAAGCTGTTGGTTCAGCTATTGATGTAATGCAGTCAATGGCTTCTTCAACGTGCTCTCTTTTGACTAAG GTGGAGGAAGTGAATTCCTTGGTGGCTGAACTAGCAAACGTTGCTACAAAGGAAAGGATCTTACTGGAAAGATGCAAAGAAGTGTTGTCCATGTTAGCCGCCATGCAG GTTAAAGATTGTAGCTTGAGGACGCATACATTGCAAGCTTAA